Proteins from a genomic interval of Armatimonadota bacterium:
- the lipB gene encoding lipoyl(octanoyl) transferase LipB: protein MRPGELLDLGRMGYREAWAVQRQRHQLRVEGSAPDTLILVEHPPVITLGRAFAGQSLLLTEQEYQQRGIEVVRTDRGGDVTYHGPGQLVGYPIFDLKDHGADLHKFLRAIEEALIEAVAEFGIKGVRSSINTGVWVHGEKLAAIGIKVSKWVSLHGFALNVDPDMSAFDLIVPCGLTGYRATSMAAQLGEPPSMDAVKQAVNKRISTGFDLDLDALNTVL, encoded by the coding sequence GTGAGGCCAGGCGAACTGCTCGATTTGGGGCGCATGGGCTACCGAGAGGCTTGGGCAGTCCAGCGGCAGAGGCATCAGTTGCGCGTCGAAGGCTCTGCGCCCGATACGCTGATACTGGTCGAGCATCCTCCGGTCATCACTCTCGGCCGGGCATTTGCAGGTCAATCATTGCTCTTGACGGAGCAGGAGTACCAGCAAAGGGGCATAGAAGTCGTCAGGACCGATCGCGGCGGCGACGTAACCTATCATGGCCCTGGCCAATTGGTCGGCTATCCCATCTTCGACCTCAAGGATCATGGCGCAGACTTGCACAAATTTCTGCGAGCCATCGAAGAGGCGCTCATCGAGGCCGTAGCAGAATTTGGGATCAAGGGCGTGCGCTCGAGCATCAACACCGGAGTTTGGGTTCATGGCGAGAAGTTGGCCGCTATAGGGATCAAGGTCAGCAAGTGGGTCAGCCTGCACGGCTTCGCCCTCAATGTCGATCCGGACATGAGCGCTTTCGATCTCATCGTGCCTTGCGGTCTGACCGGCTATCGGGCTACCTCTATGGCGGCCCAGTTAGGAGAGCCGCCCAGCATGGACGCCGTGAAGCAGGCGGTCAATAAGCGTATCAGTACGGGGTTCGACTTAGACCTCGACGCGCTCAATACCGTGTTATAA
- a CDS encoding NTP transferase domain-containing protein gives MGIDAVILAGGRGDPAGLAEAGVESWAMMPVRGKPMYAHVLNAVLGCEQIDRVSIAGNVPEGEGYTVIEPGASLLENVRKGLEGSMAEWVLFVTADIPFVTSEALSRFIADCQESGADICYAIVPAEACRAKFPNIKRTTAKLREGEFTGGNLFFVRRQSALGQLHRLEELYAYRKSPVRLAMVIGLGVLIRFVLARLISPKLISLRHVEERASLAIGVPARAIVSPYAEVGADIDTAEQWRLATQAERD, from the coding sequence ATGGGAATTGACGCGGTGATCTTGGCGGGCGGGCGCGGCGACCCAGCAGGATTGGCCGAAGCGGGAGTCGAGAGCTGGGCAATGATGCCCGTCAGAGGCAAGCCCATGTACGCGCATGTGCTGAATGCCGTTCTGGGCTGCGAACAGATCGACCGGGTTTCTATTGCCGGTAACGTGCCCGAAGGCGAGGGGTATACGGTCATCGAACCCGGCGCGTCTCTGCTCGAGAATGTGCGAAAAGGGTTGGAAGGATCGATGGCCGAATGGGTTCTCTTTGTAACCGCGGACATCCCGTTCGTAACCTCGGAGGCATTGAGCCGCTTCATCGCCGATTGCCAAGAATCGGGCGCAGACATCTGCTATGCGATCGTGCCGGCGGAGGCCTGCCGCGCAAAGTTCCCCAACATCAAACGCACGACGGCCAAACTGCGCGAAGGCGAGTTTACGGGCGGCAATCTGTTCTTCGTCCGACGCCAATCGGCTTTGGGCCAACTGCATCGGCTGGAAGAGCTCTATGCTTACCGAAAAAGCCCCGTCCGGCTCGCAATGGTCATCGGTTTGGGGGTGCTGATTCGCTTTGTGCTAGCCAGGTTGATTTCCCCAAAGCTAATCAGCCTCCGGCATGTCGAAGAACGCGCCTCGCTAGCGATCGGCGTTCCAGCGCGCGCGATTGTGTCGCCCTACGCCGAGGTCGGCGCCGACATCGATACTGCCGAGCAGTGGCGACTAGCAACCCAGGCCGAACGAGACTAG
- the ispE gene encoding 4-(cytidine 5'-diphospho)-2-C-methyl-D-erythritol kinase yields MEKASTHPSRAQIRANAKVNLVLEVGGLRGDGYHEIASVILPVHFCDSLTIEASQRDEIAVPHYPELENQDNLAWQAVEAFRKATGWQQPVSVKIDKHIWIGAGLGGGSSNAAAALRALKEITGIEIDLSPIAAKIGSDVPAMLFDAPVLARGRGEIVQPLANLSVGASFLIAKPKQTSCPTAWAYQVLDRHRPKGSIEGRAEALAQAIQSINASAELAEHLYNDFDEAITKELQDVAELRDRLYQSGALKVVLTGSGSGQIALFDDELKANRAAESLVDCLTKVARHGN; encoded by the coding sequence GTGGAGAAAGCGAGTACGCACCCATCCCGCGCGCAGATTAGGGCCAATGCCAAAGTCAACCTTGTCTTAGAGGTGGGCGGACTGCGCGGCGACGGCTACCACGAGATCGCATCCGTCATCCTGCCCGTCCATTTCTGCGACAGCCTTACGATAGAGGCCTCCCAACGCGACGAAATTGCCGTTCCGCACTATCCCGAGCTAGAAAACCAAGACAATCTTGCTTGGCAAGCGGTAGAAGCGTTTCGAAAAGCGACGGGATGGCAACAGCCTGTGAGCGTGAAGATTGACAAACATATCTGGATAGGGGCGGGATTAGGGGGCGGCAGCAGCAATGCAGCGGCCGCTCTAAGAGCGCTGAAAGAAATAACGGGAATCGAAATCGACCTCTCACCGATCGCCGCAAAAATCGGATCGGACGTTCCTGCAATGCTGTTCGACGCTCCTGTACTAGCCCGCGGACGAGGCGAGATCGTCCAGCCGCTGGCCAATCTGTCGGTCGGGGCTTCTTTTCTAATTGCCAAGCCCAAACAGACGTCCTGCCCTACCGCATGGGCGTATCAGGTTCTGGATCGGCATCGACCCAAAGGAAGCATAGAGGGACGAGCCGAAGCCCTGGCCCAAGCCATACAGTCGATCAACGCTTCTGCCGAGCTGGCCGAGCATCTTTACAACGATTTCGACGAGGCTATCACGAAAGAACTGCAGGATGTCGCCGAGCTTCGCGATCGGCTCTATCAGAGCGGCGCATTGAAGGTGGTTCTGACGGGAAGCGGATCGGGACAGATCGCGCTGTTCGACGACGAACTCAAGGCGAATCGCGCCGCTGAGAGTTTGGTCGACTGCCTTACCAAGGTGGCACGACATGGGAATTGA
- a CDS encoding VanW family protein, translated as MKAALLIVLTMGALAIGLRSSPDSRPTELARFDTPLAGRTPGQRHNAAWAAKRLSGAVIRPGATLSFNERVGHWISSEGAARAPVSFGGTLAVSWGGGVCQTSTTLYNAALLAGLTIVERHPHDVAPLYVPAGLDAAVAQGIADLKLKNPWPVPVRIHATAEGKRLIVRVEALGRVEKPEIRTAVETVSVQAAPDAPGLKRQVGRDGARVRVWRIVGDQWEDCGESEYAPIPRAD; from the coding sequence ATGAAAGCGGCCCTACTGATCGTGCTGACGATGGGCGCATTGGCGATCGGGCTGCGCAGCTCTCCCGATTCTCGCCCCACTGAACTGGCGCGATTTGACACGCCGTTGGCGGGTCGGACGCCTGGACAGCGGCACAACGCAGCGTGGGCGGCCAAGCGTTTGAGCGGCGCAGTGATTCGGCCGGGCGCAACGCTGTCGTTTAACGAAAGGGTTGGCCATTGGATCAGCTCGGAAGGCGCAGCACGAGCGCCGGTCAGCTTTGGAGGGACATTGGCCGTCTCTTGGGGAGGAGGCGTCTGTCAGACTTCAACAACGCTCTACAACGCGGCCTTGTTGGCGGGTTTGACCATCGTCGAGCGGCATCCGCACGATGTGGCGCCGCTCTATGTGCCCGCCGGACTAGACGCGGCAGTAGCGCAGGGAATCGCCGACCTTAAGCTGAAGAATCCATGGCCTGTGCCGGTGCGCATCCATGCAACGGCCGAAGGCAAGCGACTAATCGTTAGAGTTGAAGCCCTGGGCCGGGTTGAAAAGCCAGAAATTCGGACAGCGGTCGAAACCGTTTCCGTTCAGGCCGCGCCGGATGCGCCCGGGCTAAAGCGTCAGGTTGGAAGAGACGGTGCAAGGGTTCGCGTTTGGCGGATTGTCGGCGACCAGTGGGAGGATTGTGGAGAAAGCGAGTACGCACCCATCCCGCGCGCAGATTAG